A genome region from Euzebyales bacterium includes the following:
- a CDS encoding gluconokinase: MSDGVVIGVDVGTTSVKAVAHRADGTVVASADRGYPLHSPRPGWSEQDPDQVVDAVLTAIADVVASAGHRAVAAIGLGTVMHSLIGLDGDDHALTPMLTFADSRAWPQAQRIRRDTGFALYHATGTPLHPMAPLAKLLWFHEERPDLCRRVRRWVSIKEHLLRRLCDSDVVDHAVASATGLFGIETLDWHPEALALAHVDAGQLGQPVPTSTVLEHLTPGAAEQLGLDPQTPVVIGASDGVLANLGVGALDPTVAALTIGTSGAIRVTVPQPRTDPDMRTFCYALTGRRWVLGGAISNGGLVLQWAHNLFGGDDYDAMVAEAGRIAPGSGGLVMLPYLTGERAPRWTPLHGGVLFGLRVEHERGHVVRAALEGVALQLRLVADALRDAGAELHRLRVTGGFVASDLWLQIVADVLDAELEVPDVNEAVAWGAALLAMDGVDMIDDLDVACDQLAIARAVAPETAAVGRYDRVAGRYANLTEHLEPLLGDAALTGADEQET, from the coding sequence ATGTCCGACGGCGTCGTGATCGGTGTGGACGTGGGCACGACCTCCGTCAAGGCGGTCGCGCACCGCGCCGACGGCACGGTCGTGGCATCGGCCGACCGCGGCTATCCCCTGCACAGTCCGCGTCCAGGCTGGTCCGAGCAGGATCCGGACCAGGTGGTGGACGCCGTGCTCACCGCCATCGCCGACGTCGTGGCGTCCGCGGGTCACCGCGCTGTCGCGGCCATCGGGCTGGGCACCGTGATGCACAGCCTGATCGGGCTCGACGGTGACGACCACGCGCTGACGCCGATGTTGACGTTCGCCGACAGCCGCGCCTGGCCGCAGGCGCAGCGGATCCGCCGTGACACGGGATTCGCGCTGTACCACGCGACCGGCACACCGCTGCACCCGATGGCCCCACTGGCCAAGCTGCTGTGGTTTCACGAGGAGCGACCGGATCTGTGCCGGCGGGTCCGCCGCTGGGTGTCGATCAAGGAGCACCTCCTGCGGCGGCTGTGCGACAGCGACGTCGTCGACCACGCCGTCGCGTCGGCCACCGGCCTGTTCGGCATCGAGACGCTCGACTGGCACCCCGAGGCGCTCGCCCTGGCCCATGTCGACGCCGGGCAGCTGGGACAGCCGGTACCGACGTCGACCGTCCTCGAGCACCTGACCCCGGGCGCCGCGGAGCAGCTCGGACTCGACCCCCAGACACCGGTGGTCATCGGAGCCAGCGACGGCGTGCTCGCGAACCTCGGCGTCGGCGCGCTCGATCCTACGGTGGCGGCGCTGACCATCGGCACCAGCGGCGCCATCCGCGTCACCGTGCCCCAACCCCGCACCGATCCGGACATGCGCACGTTCTGCTACGCGCTCACCGGACGACGCTGGGTGCTCGGCGGCGCGATCAGCAACGGTGGACTGGTCCTGCAGTGGGCCCACAACCTGTTCGGCGGCGACGACTACGACGCGATGGTCGCGGAGGCAGGCCGGATCGCGCCCGGCAGCGGGGGTCTTGTCATGCTGCCCTACCTCACCGGCGAGCGGGCGCCGCGATGGACGCCGCTGCACGGTGGCGTCCTGTTCGGTCTGCGCGTCGAGCACGAGCGTGGGCACGTGGTGAGAGCCGCGCTCGAGGGCGTCGCACTGCAGCTACGGCTGGTCGCCGACGCGCTGCGCGATGCGGGTGCCGAGCTGCACCGACTGCGCGTGACCGGCGGGTTCGTGGCGTCCGACCTGTGGCTGCAGATCGTCGCCGACGTGCTTGACGCCGAGTTGGAGGTGCCAGACGTCAATGAGGCCGTGGCGTGGGGCGCGGCGCTGCTGGCCATGGACGGCGTCGACATGATCGACGACCTGGACGTCGCCTGCGACCAGCTGGCGATCGCGCGCGCGGTCGC